Below is a window of Myroides profundi DNA.
TTATAAGTATAACACTCTGTAATATATAAATCCTCAATACCATAAGCTCTATTTTTTACCTCTGATTGAAAAGCTTCACTGTCTAGAGCTTGATTAACGGCATCTAAATATGTTACCCTCTCTTTCTTAGTACTAATATCACTTAAAACAAAAGATTTATAGAACATAAACATTAAATCATAAGGATTCTTTTCTGCTTTTACCATAGCATCAAATGTCAATCTATCTATGCTATTCTTTGGAAATACAGCTCCAGGATATAAATCATTACTAGTAGAATAATGTTCTCCTGATGTACTTACAGAATAATTAATGTCATCTATAAACAATAGATCATTCACTTCAGCACTTCCCTTCACATCCCAACTAAAAGGGCTTCTGTCAAAACGTCCCTCTCTCTCTTCTACAGGTTTACTATCATTTAGATTATCATCATTGCTACACCCTATTGCTAAAGTTGTAATACACACTATAACCAAGCTATAAATACTCTTTCTCATAAATTTTTTTATCAAATTTAACATTTATAATCTTAGCAATCAATTATAAAAAACACAATAAATAGTATAATTATCAAACATTAACAAGCTTATATACTTAAGATAATCATAATCTACTTATTCTCAAATACTCTATATTTAGTTTTATACCTTATAGCTACTCTTCCCATCATAGCATCTATCTCTATATTTCCACACAGACAGCCATCTCTATGTATCGGGTAACTATACACCACCACCTCACACTTAGTACACTCATAATAGATATACTCTCCTACTATGTGCCCTATTTGATTATTAATATCTAGATACTTTCTCATTTTTATACTTTACAATATCGCCCTAAATTACCTAAAAAAGTTTACCACAACACTTATCCTTTTCGACGCACTATGGCCTCAACTATCTACGTTATCATAGTATCATAAACAAATAATAATCTATAAGTTAGTCAACTAATCTATCACTAAAAGTAACCTTATGAAACACCATATCGCCCTAGTCTTAAGTGTATTGCTTTTCTCTTGTCAAAATAACAAAACTACTGCATCTGTAGAATCTATCACAGAACAATCAAAGATTAACTACATAAACACTACAGGTATGACAATAGGAGAGAGATATAACGTTCCAGAGGGTTATACACGCCTTAACTATACAGCTAAAGACTTCGGGTACCACTTACAACACTTACCTCTAAAGCCATACGGTGAGAAGGTAAAATACTTCAATGGTAAAGAGAAAAACAAAACACAAGTGTACTCATCTGTCATAGATCTCCCCATAGGCACTAAAGATCTACACCAGTGTGCTGATGCAACCATGTGTCTCAGAGCTGATTATTTATACAACCAAAAGAGGTATAGTGAGATCGCATTTAACTTTATTTCAGATGGTAAACCGAGATATTATACCGATTATGTCAATGGTGATTATACATCACAAAAGTATTGGTCATACTTAGAACACATTTTTAACTATGCTAATACTGCATCATTAAAACAACAGCTAAAATCCATTCCAAAACAAGAAGTACAGATAGGAGATATCTTAGTACAATCTGGAAATCCAATTGGGCATGCTGTCATCGTAGTAGATATAGCACAGAATGAAGTAGGAGAGAAGGTAGTGCTCTTAGCTCAGAGTTATATGCCTGCACAAGAATTGCAGGTATTAAAAAATCCTTATGCAAAAGACGACAATCCCTGGTATGATATAAACCTTGATATCATCCAAACTCCTGAATGGAAATTTACTTCTAATGACTGGAAGACGTGGTAATAATAGAAAGAAGGTATCCCAAAAGTTACCCTCTTTCTATTTCTATTTTATAATTAAATCTTAAGCACCTTCAATAATCACCTCCCCACATACACCACCACACTAGGATTAAAAGCCTTAGAGTTATACAGTGTCAGTTGATCAGGATTGTTATTAATCGGGTAGAAGAACTGTATCTCTGCCACCACCATCTTAAGACAATCTCGATGAGGTATCAGGACAGATAGCGGATGAGGACTGACCACCTCATCACTCTTTTTGAAATCAATAGATAATGTGCTGGTTTGCTTACCGAGCATCTCATCTGTATCCGTCATAAAGAACCCTTCTATGCGCAAACTAGCATGTGTACACATAGGAGGGAAGTCCACCTGTTCTATCGGGATAAATGGAGACACTGATACAGTTATCTCCTTATTTTCCAGCACATCTACAGCTATATCGACTAAGAAGGTATCTGTAAATAGTTTGGCTGTATTCCATTCAAATCCGACTACCTCAGCAATAGAAGTATTGTACAGTGTAGTCTCTGCTATCGGCAGTACAGTATTCTTGCGCAAGGCCGTCATCACTAGTCCCATCAATCGCAGATGAGCAGTAGACTCATACCTCATCCCTAAGAAGTATTCGACATGCTTACGTATATATTTCATGCTTTGTGCAGTATGCTTAAACAGCTTAGCGGAAGGGTTCTTGCCCTTGTCTTGTTTTGAGCGATTAGGTCTACTTTGTACGATCTGTACATTGTTTAAAGACCTAAAATACACAGGCCCACTTACTCCCGTAATTTTTCCTTTTGGTGACATCTTTGCCATAACTTTTAATTTTATAGGTTGGTATTTTAAAGTTGCACAAAGACTATTCCACCTTATCGGTATATAATCAGTAGGTGATAGGGTAGTGATAGGCTATTTTGCGATGTTTTAAGCCGATCAAATGCCCATCACTAGCCGACCAAAAGCCGACCACCCAAATAATAATAGCGCAAAAAAGAGAGGTAAACCCTAATTTAAGACAATCTGTACCTGTTCAGATTCTGAACACATCTGTTCATTTTAGTTGCTATTGAACTGATATTGACAGTGACAACCTTATGTAGTCAGCGACAGATAAATAACTCAATGTCAGTCAATATTCAAATATTAAATCACCTATCCTACCACATACCAAAAACCTAAATGCATACTACTCTCGTCGATTAAACCAAGAAGAGAAAGGCAAGCTTCATTCCCAAAATAACCATAACAAATCTCCTTCGTATTGCCTAAGGTTTGACCCAAAACTATTTCTGAGTATTCATTCTCATTACGCACAGAGATAAAGTGCCCTTGGGTGTTGTCAAAAGCATTTAGATAAGATTGTTCTACAGCATCCGAGGCAGATAATAGAGTAGAGGCTTGGGTAGTATCTTTAAGAGAAAACTTACCATTCTCTATACAACCAAAGTAGGAAGGCACTGTGAAGTTAGACTTACGTATCTTGTGATACTCCACCTGCACTGTACTCATATCTACCATACTGAAGAAGTCTTGGGTTTCTTTTGTGTTTCCTATCACTGCTTCTAATGTCTTAATCACCTCCATAGAAGTAGCGAACAGCACATTAGCATACTCATTATCATAGTTGCGAACCAAGGTATGATATACAATACCTTCTACTTGTAGCAATTGACGCTCAAATCGAGCTATTGCAAACAATAATTCGTCGTCACTTACTGTTGTTTTCTTTCTAAAACTGGTGAACTCCATCGCACACACTGGTGCATTACTTACTCGTATCATCCTGTATATTGTTAAGATTATGGAGCAAAAGTAGAGTAGGGTAATGACAACCTTTTGTCAGAGGTGTATACGCTTATTTTTTAATTTTAGGATATACTTTCATGATATCAAAGTAGGAGTTTCTAAAGGCAACTAAGCTTTTATAACCTACTTTAAAAGCGATTTCGCTCAAGGTAAATTCTCTTGTATCTACTAGCTCTATACTCTTCAAGATACGGATAATCTGAAGGTACTTCTGTAGAGTGATACCCGTCTCTAGTTTGAACAGGCGCTGTAGATTGCGCACAGACATGGTAGAGATACTGGCTAGTTCATCTAAGTCTAGCATTGAGGTAAAATGATCGTTGATATAAGCACATACAGGTATTAGCCTATGATCTGTAGGGATAGGTAATTGAAGCGATTGATTCTCTTCACAGAACGATTTTAAACTAATGAGAATAGCCTGTAAGAACTGTTCTTTTTCTAGCTCTATTTGGATTACTCTATTCCACTTCGTCGCATACTGTAGCATCTCCCTCAGCACAGTAGGAGCAGGGAAGATATGTACTTGATTATAGAATGAGTCAGCTGGCACATCTTTATACAACAGTACTTTTAGGTTGATATCCTTCGCTGTAGAGGTAGTCGCGTGTTGCTGTCCTGAAGGTATCCATGCTACGTGATACTGAGGGACTAGATAGATACAGTTATCTACGTGAAGGTACTGATAGCCCTGTTCTACATAGGTGAGCTGATATCGCTGATGAGCGTGCTGATACTCATCGTGAACGAAGTTGTCTTCATACCATACATACGCCTGTACCTCATTAGTATCATCATATACTCCTAAGAGCTTCTCGGTTAATCCACATTTGATATTGGCGTTTTGCATATATTTTTTGACAAATATAATATAAACTGCAAACATACCTTTGTGATTATACTTAAAATAAATAATATGAAAACATTATATACTGCACTAATCACTTGTGCATTACTCTTCACAACAACACAGATTATGGCAAAAGATACCCTAACCAAAATATTAGTACTTATCCATTCTGATACGGGAGGTACATATAAAATGGCGCAAGAAATCGCTAAAGGAATAGAAAACAATCCTCACACAGAGGCGACTATAAAACTAGTACAGCCTTCAGAAAATGCACTGTTACATGATCTACAGATAGCTACTCCTGAGGAGCTACCGACTTATGACGGAATCGTATGGGGATCTCCTGTATATTTTGGCAATATCAGTACTCCGATGAGTGCCTTTCTTGCGAAGACAGTAGATCTATGGACAGCTCATGCTCTAGAGGGAATGCCTACAGCTGTATTTATGTCTGCTGGTAGCGGAGCAGGGAAGGAGCTAGCCTTACAGTCATTCTGGAATAGCCTAGCAGTACATGGGATGATACTCGTACCGAATGGCATCAGAGCTACGGAGAAGCTAGATAATAGCATCGCCCAAGGCAATAGTGTACTAGGAGCAAGTAGCCTTGCTTCAAACAAAACGGTGCAACGTCCTAGCGAAAGTGAACTGCTGATCGCCTATACGCAAGGTCAAAACTTCGCCAAAGTTGCCAAAGCCTTAAGAGGAACTTTTCAGAAGAAAGAGGAAAGTGCACCTAAACAAGTAGTCACTGATGTAGAAACTACGCTTAAACAAAAGAACATCATACTACCTGTAGCCCCTAATCCTGTGGGGAACTACACGCCTTACTCACGCAGTGGAAATCTAGTATTCATCAATCAGGTAGCCTTAAAGGATGGAAAAATATTATATCCTGGTAAGGTAGGGGTAGACGTCTCTGAAGAACAAGCAAAGCAAGCAACTGAGCAGACGATGCTGAATGTAATCGCAGTGCTTAAACTAGCAGTGAATGGTGACCTCAACAGAGTAAAGAAAACAGTACAACTAACAGGTATATTCAACACCACTCCTGACTACTCTCAGCACGCTAATCTAATGAATGTGGCATCAGATCTATCTGTAGCAATATTTGGAGAAAAAGGTAAACATGCTAGAGGTACTCTAGGTGCTACTTCTGTACCTGTCAACTCTGCAGTAGAGATACAAGCTATCTTCGAAATAGAGTAATCAAAAAAGGTCTTTGAATACTGTTATTTCGTCTTATTGATAATCCCTAACTTGTCATTTCTAACACGCTAATAGGTTAGATATGCAGTATCCATCTTATTCATTTACAACAGATAGAGAAAACTCAATCTATGAATTTACAAGCATAGGTGAAAACCAAGCAATCAAAAAATTAATTATCTTTACACCTGTCAAAGGTGAATATAAAGTTTATAACTTAAGCTTTGGAGATAGAACCAATTACGATGGTGATTTATTGCGTATAGATGATAGAATCGTAAGTAATAATGGTGATATGAATAAGGTTTTAGCTACTATATTTAGAGCTGTACTCAAATTTACGGAAGGCAAAGATTTTTATAAAATATACTTTACTGGTAGTACTCCTTCACGCACACGATTATACAGAATGGCTATATCTAATAACTATAGTGAACTATCTAAACATTTCAGTATATACGGATTTGATATGGGAGGAAAAGTAGTATTCTTTGCTAAAAATAAAGAATATCAAGGTTTCTTAATCACACCTAATACGAACAGTATAAAATAAGGCATTATGAAAAAAAAGATTAATTCAAACGAAGTAAAGACTGATACTAATCCTAAAATCATCACTATTAATAAAAACCTAAGAGTCATTGACGAATCAGGTAAAATAGAATATGCAAATAATCTATTTGCACAGCTAAGAGCTTCAGGGGAGTTAGATATTTTCGAAGAGAGAGAAAGAAAGAAAAAAGAAGAATACGAAAAAGCACAAAAAGAATCTTAGTGCTCGTTCAACAATAACTAAAGGCTTTTAGTTCTCACTATTTCGCCTAGTAATACTTCTGATAACTAACGAATCTACTATCCATCTTCTTTGGATATAAACAGTCTTTGAATACTGTTATTTCGTCTTATAGATAATCCCTAACTTGTCATTTCTAACACGCTAAAAGGTTAGATATACAGTATCCATCTTATTCATTTACAACAGATAGAGAAAACTCAATCTATGAATTTACAAGCATAGGTAAAAACCAAGCAATCAAAAAATTAATTATCTTTGCT
It encodes the following:
- a CDS encoding DUF4846 domain-containing protein, coding for MKHHIALVLSVLLFSCQNNKTTASVESITEQSKINYINTTGMTIGERYNVPEGYTRLNYTAKDFGYHLQHLPLKPYGEKVKYFNGKEKNKTQVYSSVIDLPIGTKDLHQCADATMCLRADYLYNQKRYSEIAFNFISDGKPRYYTDYVNGDYTSQKYWSYLEHIFNYANTASLKQQLKSIPKQEVQIGDILVQSGNPIGHAVIVVDIAQNEVGEKVVLLAQSYMPAQELQVLKNPYAKDDNPWYDINLDIIQTPEWKFTSNDWKTW
- a CDS encoding AraC family transcriptional regulator — its product is MQNANIKCGLTEKLLGVYDDTNEVQAYVWYEDNFVHDEYQHAHQRYQLTYVEQGYQYLHVDNCIYLVPQYHVAWIPSGQQHATTSTAKDINLKVLLYKDVPADSFYNQVHIFPAPTVLREMLQYATKWNRVIQIELEKEQFLQAILISLKSFCEENQSLQLPIPTDHRLIPVCAYINDHFTSMLDLDELASISTMSVRNLQRLFKLETGITLQKYLQIIRILKSIELVDTREFTLSEIAFKVGYKSLVAFRNSYFDIMKVYPKIKK
- a CDS encoding NAD(P)H:quinone oxidoreductase, coding for MKTLYTALITCALLFTTTQIMAKDTLTKILVLIHSDTGGTYKMAQEIAKGIENNPHTEATIKLVQPSENALLHDLQIATPEELPTYDGIVWGSPVYFGNISTPMSAFLAKTVDLWTAHALEGMPTAVFMSAGSGAGKELALQSFWNSLAVHGMILVPNGIRATEKLDNSIAQGNSVLGASSLASNKTVQRPSESELLIAYTQGQNFAKVAKALRGTFQKKEESAPKQVVTDVETTLKQKNIILPVAPNPVGNYTPYSRSGNLVFINQVALKDGKILYPGKVGVDVSEEQAKQATEQTMLNVIAVLKLAVNGDLNRVKKTVQLTGIFNTTPDYSQHANLMNVASDLSVAIFGEKGKHARGTLGATSVPVNSAVEIQAIFEIE
- a CDS encoding DUF6934 family protein, which translates into the protein MQYPSYSFTTDRENSIYEFTSIGENQAIKKLIIFTPVKGEYKVYNLSFGDRTNYDGDLLRIDDRIVSNNGDMNKVLATIFRAVLKFTEGKDFYKIYFTGSTPSRTRLYRMAISNNYSELSKHFSIYGFDMGGKVVFFAKNKEYQGFLITPNTNSIK